From Pandoraea norimbergensis, the proteins below share one genomic window:
- a CDS encoding DUF2288 domain-containing protein: MDSPKQDQAPQATANTASETYGRLLGETAKIDWKDLESFFARGVLLYVAPGVDLVSVAEAVANDDTPVVTQWLSSGLVQRMQAEHASDFAARTPELWAVVVAPWVLVQERSVSL, translated from the coding sequence ATGGATTCACCCAAGCAAGATCAAGCCCCGCAAGCCACCGCCAACACCGCCAGCGAGACGTATGGGCGTCTGCTGGGCGAGACCGCCAAGATCGACTGGAAGGATCTGGAATCGTTTTTCGCGCGCGGCGTGCTGCTGTACGTGGCGCCGGGCGTCGATCTCGTCTCGGTCGCGGAAGCCGTGGCCAACGACGATACGCCGGTCGTGACCCAGTGGCTCTCGTCCGGTCTGGTGCAACGCATGCAAGCCGAACATGCCAGCGATTTTGCCGCCCGCACGCCCGAGTTGTGGGCCGTGGTGGTCGCGCCGTGGGTGCTCGTGCAAGAGCGCTCCGTCAGTCTGTGA
- a CDS encoding LysR family transcriptional regulator gives MNARAFDLTQLRTFIAIHDAGSISAAAELIFLSQSTVSEQLKKLEERAGQPLLVRSRKGMRATPAGTRLIAYARQISALSEAAFEDLQGVLLDGELRIAITDYYRPHDVGRVLKRFASLYPRLRLHVSAMQSAQIERTALTGEHFDVGLALRLMNEDVGKGAKTLGYRAPGTLVRRERLVWAMSSTLAEPLGEPLPLVTLPPSCALQSLVLTVLERHKVPYRVSHSAAGVAGMQLALGAGLGISCLNESALTSDLIVCPPSLGLPPLPRAEFHLIPGRADETELIRHARTALLRLFA, from the coding sequence ATGAACGCCCGTGCCTTTGACCTCACGCAGTTACGTACCTTCATCGCCATTCACGATGCGGGCAGCATTTCGGCCGCAGCCGAACTGATCTTCCTGTCGCAATCGACGGTCAGCGAGCAATTGAAGAAGCTGGAAGAGCGGGCGGGTCAGCCGCTGCTGGTGCGCTCACGCAAGGGCATGCGCGCGACGCCGGCCGGCACGCGCCTGATTGCCTATGCGCGGCAGATTTCCGCCCTGTCCGAGGCCGCGTTTGAAGACTTGCAAGGCGTGTTGCTCGACGGCGAGTTGCGCATCGCCATCACCGATTACTACCGCCCACACGATGTGGGCCGCGTGCTCAAGCGCTTCGCGAGCCTGTACCCGCGCCTGCGTTTGCATGTGAGTGCGATGCAGAGTGCGCAGATCGAGCGCACGGCGCTGACCGGCGAACATTTCGATGTGGGGCTGGCGCTGCGGTTGATGAATGAAGATGTAGGCAAGGGCGCGAAGACGCTGGGCTACCGGGCACCGGGCACACTGGTGCGCCGCGAGCGGCTGGTCTGGGCGATGTCGTCCACGCTCGCCGAACCGCTGGGCGAGCCGCTGCCCCTCGTCACGCTGCCGCCGTCATGTGCGCTGCAAAGTCTCGTGCTCACTGTGCTGGAGCGTCACAAGGTGCCATATCGCGTCTCGCACTCGGCCGCGGGTGTCGCGGGGATGCAACTCGCGTTGGGGGCAGGCTTGGGAATTTCGTGTCTGAATGAGTCGGCGCTCACGTCCGACCTCATCGTGTGCCCGCCGTCGTTAGGTCTGCCGCCGCTGCCGCGCGCCGAATTCCATCTGATACCCGGACGTGCCGACGAGACCGAATTGATCCGCCACGCGCGCACCGCGCTGCTGCGGCTGTTTGCGTGA
- a CDS encoding MFS transporter: MNDRLSCTAAPPGPAIPLMPLNPGPAPTVLPAADAGLRRGGVRPLGREHRWKVLGVGVAANASFAAALGGLPATAVQMRSDYALANGDLGLVLGLIGLGIAVSELPWGMLTDRWGDRRVLLVGLMVTAAALFAMGIWVVPTPRHVPPIPLLAAGMLAIGVLGGSVNGSSGRAVMRWFHDGERGLAMSVRQCAVPLGGGIGAMLLPGAALHFGFAVVYIGLAVACVAATYMAWLWLLEPPEEAHESADAARVAPVRAGAAASAPVQYSPLRDARLLSTALGMAVLAMPQIAVLTFGTVFLHDFAHVSVLTISLTLGAVQTGAALTRVWSGRYTDKHRNRPQYLRVCTVTVGVVFALLATLVAALTLRPDWVAHGTPWLIALLIVGGMVASAWHGVAFTELATLAGASRAGTALGIGNTGVFMTMFVTPLSIPFLLSIGGWALVWSGGLLCAALAWPLFVWSHRSRVAQ; encoded by the coding sequence ATGAACGATCGCCTATCGTGTACCGCCGCGCCGCCCGGCCCGGCAATTCCCCTGATGCCGCTCAACCCCGGCCCTGCGCCGACGGTATTGCCCGCCGCTGACGCGGGGCTGCGCCGTGGCGGCGTCCGTCCGCTGGGGCGTGAGCACCGCTGGAAAGTGCTGGGCGTGGGGGTGGCGGCCAACGCCAGCTTTGCCGCCGCCTTGGGCGGCCTGCCGGCGACGGCCGTGCAGATGCGCAGCGACTACGCGCTCGCCAACGGCGACCTCGGCCTTGTGCTCGGTTTGATCGGGCTGGGCATCGCCGTCTCCGAATTGCCCTGGGGCATGCTCACCGACCGTTGGGGCGACCGGCGCGTGCTGCTGGTCGGACTGATGGTGACGGCGGCGGCATTGTTCGCGATGGGTATCTGGGTGGTGCCGACACCCCGGCATGTGCCGCCGATTCCGTTGCTGGCCGCAGGCATGCTCGCCATCGGCGTGCTGGGGGGCAGCGTCAACGGGTCGAGCGGGCGCGCGGTGATGCGATGGTTTCATGACGGCGAGCGCGGGTTGGCGATGAGCGTGCGGCAGTGCGCGGTGCCGCTGGGTGGCGGCATCGGGGCAATGCTGCTGCCCGGGGCCGCGCTGCATTTTGGTTTCGCCGTCGTCTATATCGGGTTGGCAGTCGCCTGCGTTGCGGCAACGTACATGGCGTGGCTATGGCTGCTCGAACCGCCGGAAGAAGCGCATGAGTCGGCCGATGCCGCACGGGTTGCGCCAGTGCGTGCCGGTGCAGCCGCCAGCGCGCCCGTTCAGTACTCGCCGCTGCGCGACGCACGGTTGTTGAGTACGGCGCTGGGTATGGCCGTGCTCGCCATGCCGCAAATCGCTGTGCTGACGTTCGGGACCGTCTTTCTGCATGACTTTGCGCATGTGAGCGTGCTGACGATTTCGCTCACGCTCGGGGCAGTGCAGACCGGGGCGGCGCTCACCCGGGTCTGGAGTGGGCGCTATACCGACAAGCACCGCAATCGTCCGCAATATCTGCGCGTGTGCACGGTGACGGTAGGCGTCGTCTTTGCGCTGCTGGCGACACTGGTGGCCGCGCTGACGCTGCGCCCGGACTGGGTGGCGCACGGCACACCGTGGCTCATCGCGCTGCTGATCGTGGGCGGCATGGTGGCGTCGGCGTGGCACGGCGTGGCGTTCACCGAACTGGCGACGCTGGCGGGCGCATCGCGTGCCGGGACCGCGCTTGGCATCGGCAACACGGGCGTCTTCATGACGATGTTCGTCACGCCGCTTTCGATTCCGTTTCTGCTCTCGATCGGTGGCTGGGCACTCGTGTGGTCAGGTGGCCTCTTGTGTGCGGCGCTGGCGTGGCCGTTGTTCGTGTGGTCGCATCGTTCGCGCGTGGCGCAATAG
- a CDS encoding LysR family transcriptional regulator: MGRQDVNRSGDMEVFARVAELGGFSAAARALHMTPSAVSKLIARLEARLGARLFNRSTRRLQLTPEGTAFHERATRVLADIEAAEREAAAGAVPRGLLRVNASVPIGTLYLLPVIPAFLAQFPEIRLDLTLTDTVVDLLEQRADVAVRAGPLRDSRLVARKLGESRMHVVASPGYLARNGPLRTPADLIHHNVMAFNFDRQVQGWPFLDGAGGITHYPQIGNMVVSNGEIMRKLAVEGLGLGRHSRYHVDADLREGRLVAVLEDYNPGDLEPVHAVYVGQGGHLPARVRAFLDFLVEHVHLP, from the coding sequence ATGGGTCGACAGGACGTCAACCGCTCCGGCGATATGGAAGTTTTCGCGCGCGTGGCCGAACTGGGCGGATTCTCCGCCGCGGCACGGGCGCTGCATATGACGCCGTCGGCCGTGAGCAAGTTGATTGCGCGTCTCGAAGCGCGCTTGGGTGCGCGGCTATTCAACCGTTCGACGCGTCGCCTGCAACTCACCCCCGAGGGCACCGCGTTTCACGAGCGCGCCACCCGCGTGCTGGCCGATATCGAGGCGGCGGAGCGAGAAGCCGCAGCGGGTGCGGTCCCGCGTGGCCTGCTGCGCGTGAACGCCAGTGTGCCGATCGGCACGCTGTATCTGCTGCCGGTCATTCCGGCATTTCTCGCGCAATTCCCTGAAATCCGGCTCGATCTCACGCTGACCGATACTGTCGTCGATTTGCTGGAGCAACGCGCCGACGTCGCCGTGCGGGCGGGGCCGTTGCGCGACTCGCGACTTGTGGCCCGCAAGCTCGGCGAGAGTCGCATGCACGTTGTCGCATCCCCCGGCTACCTCGCGCGCAATGGCCCGCTGCGCACCCCGGCCGATCTGATTCATCACAACGTGATGGCCTTCAACTTCGACCGTCAGGTGCAGGGCTGGCCGTTTCTCGATGGGGCGGGCGGTATTACGCACTACCCGCAGATCGGCAACATGGTCGTGAGCAATGGCGAGATCATGCGCAAGCTTGCTGTTGAAGGCCTCGGGCTCGGGCGTCACTCGCGGTATCACGTCGATGCCGACCTGCGCGAAGGACGCCTCGTCGCCGTGCTCGAAGACTACAACCCGGGCGATCTGGAGCCCGTGCATGCCGTCTATGTGGGACAGGGCGGACACCTGCCCGCCCGCGTCCGCGCGTTTCTCGATTTTCTCGTCGAGCACGTGCATCTGCCGTAG
- a CDS encoding MFS transporter, which produces MPIALYALTAGAFGIGVTEFVIMGLLLNVGADFGVSIAAAGLLISGYALGVVVGAPLMTTATARWPRKTVLLVLMAIFTIGNAACAIAPSYTALMAARVLTSFAHGTFFGVGSVVATGLVSRERRASAIAVMFTGLTVANILGVPFGTWLGQSYGWRASFWAVTVIGALAFVVIAMFVPKIAAPKDAGDWRADLRALARRPVLLGLLTTVLGWVGVFGVFTYIAPLLTEVTGFAERAVSPILLIFGGGLVVGNLLGGKLADRRVVPTVLGSLLSLSVVLGLMTFALHSQWLSIVFVALLGATAFATVAPLQLWVMEKASGAGESLASSFNIAAFNLGNAIGAWLGGFVINHGGLTAVPWVAALVPLAGVGVALLSLRLDRRDARAHLTPNCETPAM; this is translated from the coding sequence GTGCCCATCGCCCTTTACGCCCTGACCGCCGGTGCCTTCGGCATTGGCGTGACGGAGTTCGTCATCATGGGTCTGCTGCTCAACGTCGGCGCCGATTTCGGCGTCTCGATCGCGGCCGCAGGCCTGCTTATTTCCGGTTATGCGCTGGGTGTCGTTGTCGGCGCCCCGCTCATGACCACCGCTACCGCGCGCTGGCCGCGCAAGACGGTGCTGCTGGTGCTCATGGCGATCTTCACCATCGGCAATGCGGCTTGTGCCATCGCGCCGAGCTATACCGCGCTGATGGCTGCGCGCGTGCTGACGTCGTTTGCTCACGGCACGTTCTTCGGCGTGGGCTCGGTGGTCGCCACCGGTCTCGTGTCGCGTGAGCGCCGTGCGTCGGCTATCGCCGTGATGTTCACGGGCCTGACGGTCGCCAACATTCTCGGCGTGCCGTTCGGCACGTGGCTCGGCCAGAGCTACGGCTGGCGTGCGAGCTTCTGGGCGGTGACGGTCATCGGCGCGCTCGCGTTCGTCGTGATCGCGATGTTCGTGCCGAAGATTGCCGCGCCGAAGGACGCCGGCGACTGGCGTGCCGATTTGCGTGCGCTGGCACGCCGCCCGGTGCTGCTGGGTCTGCTCACGACGGTACTGGGCTGGGTCGGTGTGTTCGGTGTGTTCACGTACATCGCGCCGCTGCTCACCGAAGTGACCGGCTTTGCCGAGCGCGCCGTGTCGCCGATTCTGCTGATCTTCGGCGGCGGTCTGGTGGTGGGCAATCTGCTGGGCGGCAAGCTCGCCGATCGCCGCGTCGTGCCGACCGTGCTGGGCAGCCTGCTGTCGCTGTCTGTCGTGCTGGGCCTGATGACCTTTGCGCTGCACTCGCAATGGCTGTCCATCGTGTTTGTCGCGCTGCTGGGCGCTACGGCGTTCGCAACGGTCGCGCCGCTGCAACTCTGGGTGATGGAGAAGGCGTCCGGTGCGGGCGAGAGTCTCGCGTCGAGCTTTAACATTGCCGCGTTCAATCTGGGTAACGCCATCGGTGCGTGGCTGGGTGGCTTCGTGATCAACCACGGCGGCCTGACGGCGGTGCCTTGGGTGGCGGCGCTGGTGCCGCTGGCGGGGGTGGGCGTGGCGCTGTTGAGCCTGCGTCTGGATCGTCGCGATGCGCGTGCGCATCTGACGCCGAACTGCGAAACACCGGCGATGTAA
- a CDS encoding TOBE domain-containing protein: MVSEPSSTPDDVLRNETNNALQVSGSLWLHRGNSSLGGQARIALLEHIATQGSITAAAKAAGMSYKAAWDAVDAMNQLAGEPLVARSTGGRGGGGTTLTARGAKLVAAFRAVEAAQQQFLARVANDLEHFDEQWQVIARLGLQTSARNQLHGTITAIRRCGVNDEVTLTLPGGEAITASLTHRSTQTLGLAVGGDAFALIKAPWIEIARGADLAGLPTANRLAGTVVAITNDTGQAEVILALPGGGRLAAVMPHDTLVNRGLAEANGATAAFAATSVIIGVLA, encoded by the coding sequence ATGGTTTCCGAACCTTCTTCAACGCCGGATGATGTTTTGCGCAACGAAACAAATAATGCACTGCAAGTGAGTGGCTCACTTTGGCTGCATCGCGGCAATTCGTCGCTCGGCGGACAGGCACGTATCGCCCTGCTTGAACACATTGCCACGCAGGGCTCGATCACGGCTGCGGCAAAGGCTGCCGGCATGAGCTACAAGGCGGCATGGGACGCGGTCGACGCGATGAACCAGCTCGCGGGCGAGCCCCTCGTGGCGCGCAGCACGGGCGGGCGCGGCGGCGGCGGCACCACGCTGACGGCACGCGGCGCGAAGCTGGTGGCCGCGTTTCGCGCAGTGGAAGCAGCCCAGCAGCAGTTTCTCGCCCGGGTGGCCAACGATCTCGAACACTTCGACGAGCAGTGGCAGGTGATTGCGCGCCTAGGCTTGCAGACAAGTGCGCGAAATCAGTTGCACGGTACGATCACGGCGATTCGTCGTTGCGGCGTGAACGACGAGGTGACGCTCACGCTACCCGGCGGCGAAGCGATCACGGCGTCGCTCACGCATCGCAGCACGCAAACACTCGGCCTCGCCGTCGGCGGCGACGCCTTCGCGCTCATCAAGGCGCCATGGATCGAGATCGCACGCGGCGCAGACCTCGCCGGTTTGCCGACGGCCAACCGGCTGGCCGGCACGGTGGTCGCGATTACAAACGACACCGGACAGGCCGAAGTGATTCTCGCGTTGCCGGGCGGCGGTCGATTGGCCGCCGTGATGCCACACGACACCTTGGTGAACCGGGGACTCGCAGAAGCCAATGGCGCGACGGCGGCGTTTGCCGCCACCAGCGTCATCATCGGCGTGCTCGCCTGA